One region of Polynucleobacter sp. Adler-ghost genomic DNA includes:
- a CDS encoding DUF3108 domain-containing protein: MDASSYQLQFVPKKSLWILAAAIFLSILGHLILFFGIPFFSFASAPPIAEDLIIKTELRVEPPKKIQLTTAPKKKASPKQTSAVSADPLRDQRKVEQGALGNQSGQAFRLPESGTYYFDAYVDGQLIQAAQLDWITEGNNYRLYINIPYAIVGPFIFESRGSVDAYGIAPSIYWTQRGTKPPRYSRFDRDQSGAGKMYFSEKPEFTPDLLPGTQDRFSLLFQLASLLNGSDKIDEAGSIRSIPVVDYDTLEMWQFKSYGEKESEDIPSLGKGVNRHYALMQRESSPYKRQVDIWLARDLDWLPGRMRSLESNGRILELVFKQRAPIDKSKLVN, from the coding sequence ATGGATGCAAGCAGCTATCAACTTCAATTTGTGCCAAAAAAATCCCTGTGGATTCTGGCTGCTGCAATTTTTCTATCAATTCTTGGCCACCTCATTTTATTTTTTGGGATTCCATTCTTCTCTTTTGCTAGTGCGCCCCCCATTGCTGAAGATCTCATCATCAAAACAGAGCTTCGAGTTGAGCCGCCAAAAAAAATACAGCTGACTACAGCACCAAAGAAAAAAGCGTCACCCAAGCAAACTAGCGCCGTATCAGCTGACCCTTTAAGAGATCAGCGTAAAGTGGAGCAGGGCGCATTAGGCAATCAGTCTGGGCAAGCCTTTCGCCTTCCTGAATCTGGCACTTATTATTTTGATGCCTATGTCGATGGGCAACTCATTCAAGCTGCTCAACTGGACTGGATTACGGAGGGTAATAACTACCGTTTGTATATCAACATACCTTACGCCATCGTCGGCCCTTTTATTTTTGAGTCCAGAGGCTCTGTCGACGCCTATGGCATAGCACCATCTATTTATTGGACTCAGCGGGGTACAAAACCACCGCGCTATTCTCGCTTTGATCGTGATCAGAGTGGAGCAGGGAAGATGTACTTCTCTGAAAAGCCTGAGTTCACACCAGATCTACTACCAGGAACTCAAGATCGATTTAGCCTACTTTTTCAACTAGCCTCCCTACTCAATGGTAGCGACAAGATTGATGAGGCCGGCAGTATCCGAAGTATTCCTGTCGTGGACTATGACACTCTTGAGATGTGGCAATTTAAAAGTTATGGCGAGAAAGAATCAGAAGATATTCCTAGCCTTGGTAAGGGGGTTAATCGCCATTACGCTTTGATGCAACGCGAAAGTAGTCCTTACAAGCGTCAGGTCGATATATGGCTGGCAAGAGACCTAGATTGGCTACCTGGAAGAATGCGTTCTCTAGAATCCAATGGACGGATATTAGAGCTCGTATTTAAGCAAAGGGCTCCCATTGATAAATCCAAGCTAGTTAATTAA
- a CDS encoding ion channel, whose amino-acid sequence MTLTSLLERLPGLHSLPSFSTLFAEINADMGDSDIWVLLFLTCLMLAFHGLSVLSIAGIFHWIDQKLENKRVYGANFVSYFFAILLIIAIHLLEIIAWAYICLGLQVFPTNLQTLYFAGEMYTTVGYGEYVLTERWRILPIIISFSGIFAVSMSGAALYTMMGALLGRSNQNPRSGSGF is encoded by the coding sequence ATGACTTTGACTAGCTTGTTAGAAAGGCTTCCTGGCCTACACTCCCTCCCCAGCTTCAGCACGCTCTTTGCTGAAATTAATGCGGATATGGGCGATAGCGATATTTGGGTTCTGTTATTTCTCACGTGTTTGATGCTGGCATTCCATGGCTTAAGCGTTTTATCAATCGCGGGTATTTTTCATTGGATTGACCAAAAACTCGAAAATAAACGGGTCTACGGTGCGAACTTTGTATCCTATTTCTTTGCAATCTTATTGATTATTGCTATTCACCTGCTTGAAATTATTGCCTGGGCCTATATTTGTTTGGGATTACAGGTATTCCCAACCAATTTGCAAACCTTGTATTTTGCCGGCGAGATGTACACGACTGTTGGCTATGGTGAATATGTTCTTACTGAGCGCTGGAGGATTCTCCCCATTATTATTTCCTTCTCCGGAATCTTTGCTGTATCGATGTCTGGAGCTGCGCTCTACACCATGATGGGCGCTTTATTGGGAAGATCAAATCAAAACCCTAGATCAGGCTCAGGGTTTTAA
- a CDS encoding ankyrin repeat domain-containing protein — protein MRSSLKSNCLLYTYFLCFSGLAIAQTADQITDFTKAAKFDDVSEVQSLIKAGVTPNTLDPRGTPMLILAIRDKSLKVTDLLLANPATNVNLANKSGENALMMAAFDGQLALVKTLVLEKKAAINKPGWAPIHYAVTNGHLEITQFLMANGAQVNALSPSETTPLMMSIGSGNEQLIKYLLDNGADLRMRNHEGYTAIDVAQLFGKDDIRDGLMSRWQKLYNQPYPGGPKKSPS, from the coding sequence ATGAGAAGTTCACTTAAATCTAACTGCCTTTTATATACCTATTTTTTGTGTTTTTCTGGCCTGGCAATTGCTCAAACTGCAGATCAGATCACGGATTTCACCAAAGCGGCAAAATTTGATGACGTCTCTGAGGTGCAATCCCTAATAAAAGCAGGCGTTACCCCAAATACGCTGGATCCTAGAGGCACTCCGATGTTGATCTTGGCTATTCGGGACAAATCTCTTAAGGTCACGGATTTATTGCTTGCCAATCCAGCTACAAACGTCAATTTAGCTAATAAAAGTGGTGAAAATGCACTTATGATGGCTGCTTTTGATGGTCAACTGGCTTTAGTGAAAACCTTGGTGCTTGAAAAAAAGGCAGCTATCAATAAGCCTGGTTGGGCACCAATTCACTATGCAGTCACCAATGGGCACTTAGAAATCACTCAATTCTTAATGGCTAATGGTGCTCAGGTGAATGCATTAAGTCCAAGCGAGACAACGCCATTAATGATGTCTATAGGCTCTGGAAATGAGCAATTAATCAAATACCTGCTTGATAACGGCGCAGACTTGCGCATGAGAAATCATGAGGGATATACGGCTATCGACGTTGCTCAATTATTTGGCAAAGATGATATTCGTGATGGCTTAATGTCACGTTGGCAAAAGCTCTATAACCAGCCTTATCCAGGTGGCCCAAAGAAGTCTCCTTCATAA
- a CDS encoding TatD family hydrolase, which produces MFIDSHCHLDFPEFQTRLPEVLSNMATCKVSHALCVSVDIPDFPKVRKLAEDHAHLYASVGVHPDYEGTPEPSFEFLVEEAKHPKIIAIGETGLDYFRMGDRSYESMEWQRERFRTHIRAAIAAKKPLIIHTRASSADTLRILKEEGADQIGGVMHCFTETTEVAKAAIEMGFYISFSGIVTFKSAKDLQATCREVPLERMLIETDSPYLAPIPYRGKTNEPAWVSKVGEFVAELKGVSVELLADQTSRNFFQCFQINRAIS; this is translated from the coding sequence ATGTTTATAGACTCACATTGCCATCTCGATTTCCCAGAATTTCAAACCCGTCTACCTGAGGTTTTGTCCAATATGGCCACCTGCAAGGTGAGTCATGCCTTGTGCGTATCAGTAGATATTCCTGACTTTCCCAAGGTTCGAAAGCTGGCTGAAGATCATGCTCATTTGTATGCTTCGGTTGGGGTGCATCCAGATTATGAAGGTACGCCAGAACCCAGCTTTGAATTCCTGGTTGAAGAAGCAAAGCATCCTAAAATCATTGCGATTGGCGAAACTGGACTTGACTACTTTCGCATGGGTGATCGTAGCTATGAATCCATGGAATGGCAGAGAGAGCGGTTCAGAACGCATATACGGGCCGCAATAGCTGCTAAGAAGCCCTTGATCATCCATACGCGTGCCTCTTCCGCTGACACACTCAGAATCCTCAAAGAAGAGGGCGCTGATCAGATTGGTGGTGTCATGCATTGCTTTACAGAAACCACGGAAGTTGCCAAGGCTGCTATTGAGATGGGTTTTTACATCTCGTTTTCAGGCATTGTGACTTTTAAGAGTGCCAAGGACCTACAGGCAACCTGCAGAGAAGTTCCCTTAGAGCGCATGCTGATTGAAACGGATTCACCATATTTAGCTCCAATTCCTTATCGCGGCAAGACGAATGAGCCAGCCTGGGTTTCCAAGGTTGGTGAATTTGTTGCTGAGTTGAAGGGTGTTTCTGTTGAATTGCTGGCAGATCAGACCTCACGTAATTTTTTTCAATGTTTTCAAATTAATAGAGCAATATCATGA
- a CDS encoding DNA polymerase III subunit delta': MSDAMLSNESHKKIAPWLDPIWDSMNLAAFPNAVLIHGQSGIGKFEFSIELAKALLCETPSTIKPCNQCEACRWFDSGNHPDFIALVPETHRKLLPQGDFDSDAEFPKKSKNSQADGDGDAPEKKEKKSISIEDARGAIEGLSIGSHRGGNRVILVYPLEMLRSDSANTLLKSLEEPPKNTIFILLADRLDRVLPTIRSRCRLLSAPRPDRLSGLHWLHAQLNKIPGLKMSDADVESIYDEQGGAPYAVLDSLIARHNQDEKDELTIAIQASRYLLQAMAQGARINWLEAADKTQKARYSILLATMQRWVSDVQSCAQMGLPRYYPKHEATIKTLAQQARLPKLLGFWKSLTQARRHENHPLATRIQLEALLSQYQQVFED, translated from the coding sequence ATGAGTGATGCAATGCTTTCAAATGAGTCACATAAGAAAATAGCCCCATGGCTTGACCCTATCTGGGATAGCATGAACTTAGCTGCATTTCCTAATGCCGTTTTGATTCATGGCCAATCCGGTATCGGCAAGTTTGAGTTTTCCATTGAGTTGGCAAAAGCGCTTTTGTGCGAGACGCCGAGTACCATAAAGCCTTGCAATCAATGTGAAGCCTGTCGGTGGTTTGACTCCGGTAATCATCCTGACTTTATTGCACTGGTGCCGGAAACACATCGCAAGCTTTTGCCACAGGGTGATTTCGATTCAGACGCTGAGTTTCCAAAAAAATCTAAGAACAGTCAGGCTGATGGCGATGGTGATGCGCCCGAGAAAAAGGAAAAGAAAAGTATTTCTATCGAAGATGCCCGAGGTGCAATTGAGGGGCTTTCGATTGGATCTCACCGCGGCGGAAACCGAGTCATTCTGGTCTATCCGCTAGAAATGCTCAGATCAGACTCCGCAAATACTTTGCTGAAATCTCTTGAAGAGCCACCAAAAAATACGATCTTTATTTTGCTGGCAGATCGTCTTGATCGTGTCTTACCAACTATTCGGTCTCGCTGTCGCTTGTTATCTGCACCGCGACCAGATCGATTGAGTGGGCTCCATTGGCTGCATGCCCAGCTGAATAAGATTCCTGGTCTGAAAATGAGTGATGCCGATGTGGAGTCCATTTATGACGAGCAGGGTGGGGCGCCCTATGCAGTATTAGATTCCTTAATTGCACGTCACAATCAAGATGAAAAGGATGAGCTTACGATTGCCATCCAAGCTTCACGTTATTTATTGCAGGCGATGGCGCAGGGCGCTCGGATCAATTGGCTAGAGGCTGCAGATAAGACGCAAAAAGCCCGGTATTCAATTTTGTTGGCTACTATGCAGCGCTGGGTCTCTGATGTACAAAGCTGCGCACAAATGGGTTTGCCTCGCTATTACCCCAAGCATGAGGCTACTATCAAGACGCTTGCGCAACAGGCACGCCTTCCAAAGCTTCTGGGCTTCTGGAAGTCTTTGACGCAGGCGCGGCGTCATGAAAATCACCCGCTAGCTACCCGGATTCAGTTAGAGGCATTGCTTTCTCAATACCAGCAGGTATTTGAAGACTAA
- the tmk gene encoding dTMP kinase, producing MTDQFPGYFISFEGIDGAGKSTHIESFSKLIQQRHPDRDVVMTREPGGTQLGEQLRALLLEAPMNLETEALLMFAARREHIAQVIEPALKLGKIVISDRFTDASFAYQGGGRGLSLAKLNDLEKWVQARADGSLLQPNLTFLFDLPGSVAQARRSKVRVPDKFEKMDLDFFEKVRQEYLRRAKADPNRFYLVDATKTPEAIWNELESLKIKF from the coding sequence ATGACAGATCAATTTCCAGGTTATTTCATTAGTTTTGAGGGCATCGATGGCGCAGGTAAAAGTACCCACATCGAATCGTTCAGCAAGCTAATTCAACAGCGACACCCTGATCGCGATGTTGTGATGACTAGGGAGCCCGGCGGCACTCAATTAGGAGAACAACTTCGCGCCTTATTGCTTGAAGCCCCCATGAATTTAGAAACTGAGGCATTGCTGATGTTTGCTGCTCGTCGGGAGCATATTGCACAAGTCATAGAGCCAGCCTTGAAGCTAGGAAAGATTGTGATTTCTGATCGATTTACGGATGCCAGCTTTGCTTATCAAGGTGGTGGTCGGGGCTTAAGCTTGGCAAAGTTAAATGATTTAGAGAAATGGGTTCAGGCCCGCGCTGATGGTTCATTGCTCCAACCTAATTTAACCTTCCTTTTTGATTTACCCGGCTCAGTTGCGCAAGCAAGGAGATCAAAGGTAAGGGTGCCTGATAAATTTGAAAAGATGGATCTAGATTTTTTTGAAAAGGTTCGTCAAGAGTATTTGCGTAGGGCAAAGGCAGACCCAAATCGCTTCTATCTAGTGGATGCCACTAAAACACCAGAGGCCATTTGGAATGAGCTCGAGTCACTAAAGATTAAGTTCTAA
- the mltG gene encoding endolytic transglycosylase MltG — translation MSFYHSLMSRKFQRSLFIKPPIGGGWKSYALIIISLLLILYGAIFLWPVVPATSNVEKVSAYKVKINPQSGLSAIAGQLSEQGVSTNVVTFQVAARALFVSSKLKPGTYLLAPRASLGNILLQIARGDRVRESVAIIPGMTIWQLRSLIDKHPALIHQTKGMSSKELLQTIGLTYPGDEGLFYPDTYIFDPDDSDTSIYRRASQAMQKQLMAAWEQKDAASPLKTPYDLLTLASIVEKETGRSSDRSLISAVFLNRLNLNMPLQTDPTVIYGIGPKFDGNLRKADLRKDSPYNTYMYKGLPPTPIAMPSKESLLAVVHPAKSDAVYFVARGDGTSHFSKTYKEHESAVDQFQRKRNSSTQSKPQ, via the coding sequence ATGAGCTTTTATCATAGCTTGATGAGCAGAAAATTTCAGAGAAGCCTTTTTATTAAACCCCCAATAGGCGGTGGATGGAAATCCTATGCCCTCATCATTATTTCCCTGCTGCTTATCTTGTACGGAGCCATCTTTTTATGGCCAGTTGTGCCTGCTACATCCAATGTTGAGAAGGTCTCTGCCTATAAGGTCAAGATAAACCCCCAATCTGGCCTATCTGCGATTGCAGGTCAATTGTCAGAGCAGGGCGTATCTACAAATGTAGTTACTTTTCAAGTGGCAGCAAGAGCACTTTTTGTTAGCTCTAAGTTAAAGCCGGGAACCTATCTATTGGCTCCCCGCGCTAGCTTGGGAAATATCTTGTTGCAAATAGCCCGCGGCGACCGAGTTCGAGAGAGTGTAGCCATTATTCCCGGCATGACCATCTGGCAACTTAGAAGCCTAATTGATAAACATCCAGCGCTCATTCATCAAACTAAGGGTATGAGCTCCAAGGAGCTGCTACAGACTATCGGACTTACTTATCCAGGTGATGAAGGACTCTTTTATCCAGATACCTATATTTTTGATCCCGATGATTCAGATACTTCAATTTATCGAAGAGCTTCACAGGCCATGCAGAAGCAGCTAATGGCTGCTTGGGAGCAGAAGGACGCAGCTTCACCCTTAAAAACGCCCTACGACTTGCTCACATTGGCTTCCATTGTGGAAAAAGAGACGGGTCGCTCTAGCGATAGGTCGCTAATCTCAGCAGTTTTCTTGAATCGCCTCAATTTGAATATGCCCTTACAGACTGATCCAACCGTAATTTATGGAATTGGCCCCAAATTTGATGGCAATCTTCGAAAAGCGGATTTGCGCAAGGACAGTCCCTACAATACTTATATGTACAAGGGTTTACCACCAACGCCGATAGCTATGCCGAGCAAGGAGTCGCTCCTCGCTGTGGTGCATCCGGCAAAAAGTGATGCAGTGTATTTTGTAGCGCGAGGCGATGGCACTAGCCATTTCTCCAAAACCTATAAAGAGCATGAAAGCGCGGTTGATCAATTTCAACGTAAACGCAATTCTTCCACTCAATCAAAGCCACAGTAA
- a CDS encoding folate-binding protein YgfZ, protein MTPTPKNNTMPAPSLNHGFTPLSHWGLILVEGPDAAALLQSQLSNSVLGLKRTMLGDVAQGSDSVRLVGYCSPKGRLLASAWLGLFPETADSDDRFALFVSKDIAASTAKRLSMYVLRSKVKVVDASDEWEVFGAYQNADTSQSTSPPKKSLALRMPDVLAHGQSFQRTLVAQKKVGQTPSSIDQTSLDQWNSLEVLSAIPRIVLATQEQFVPQMINFESVAGVDFKKGCYPGQEIVARSQYRGAVKRRLQLAHIDISVTALELAKPGVELFQADDASQPCGMVVLGARNAADSTRIDLQVECKLEALEIGVIHLGTSDGPALMLDSLPYPLLEI, encoded by the coding sequence ATGACCCCAACTCCAAAAAACAACACAATGCCCGCCCCTAGCCTGAACCATGGATTTACCCCTCTAAGCCATTGGGGCTTGATATTGGTCGAGGGGCCTGATGCCGCAGCCTTACTACAAAGTCAATTAAGCAACTCCGTACTTGGCCTCAAGCGCACCATGTTGGGTGATGTTGCACAAGGCTCCGATTCTGTTCGATTGGTTGGCTATTGCAGCCCCAAAGGACGTCTACTAGCCAGTGCTTGGCTTGGCTTGTTTCCAGAAACAGCTGATTCAGATGACCGTTTTGCCCTGTTTGTTTCAAAAGATATTGCAGCTAGTACTGCAAAGCGATTGTCGATGTACGTACTACGCTCAAAAGTTAAAGTAGTCGATGCTTCGGATGAATGGGAAGTATTTGGTGCTTATCAAAACGCGGATACTAGCCAATCAACCAGTCCACCTAAAAAGTCTCTCGCCTTGCGCATGCCTGATGTACTAGCTCATGGTCAATCTTTTCAGCGCACCCTGGTTGCCCAGAAAAAGGTGGGGCAAACACCGTCGTCAATAGATCAGACCTCACTAGATCAGTGGAATTCTTTAGAGGTATTGAGCGCCATCCCCAGAATTGTCTTGGCAACACAGGAGCAATTTGTTCCGCAGATGATTAACTTTGAATCCGTTGCTGGCGTAGATTTCAAAAAAGGTTGCTATCCAGGTCAAGAAATTGTTGCTCGAAGCCAGTACCGTGGCGCAGTAAAACGTAGGCTCCAACTCGCGCACATCGATATCAGCGTAACTGCATTGGAACTAGCAAAACCAGGCGTGGAATTATTTCAAGCAGACGATGCTAGCCAGCCATGCGGCATGGTGGTGCTGGGCGCCAGAAATGCAGCAGATTCAACTCGCATTGATCTTCAGGTGGAATGTAAGCTAGAGGCCCTTGAAATTGGAGTGATTCATCTTGGTACAAGCGATGGACCGGCCTTAATGTTGGATTCTCTGCCCTACCCTTTATTAGAAATTTAA
- a CDS encoding NRDE family protein, with the protein MCLILFAWKSHPDYPLVVAANRDEFYERDTDAMGWWSEHPHVLAGKDRADVLGSPGTWLGFTKTGRFAALTNVRAPSEKNPDARTRGELSLHYLTGNHKPHAYIQENAKRFELYNGFNLLMADLSDPDNAEMHWVSNRLMMGQSIRPRKVFPEQALSPGVYGLSNAMLDTPWPKVNHRVAAFAQTLAMDSGQLKNADHYLRILADTHEASPQELPNTGINPDWEKALSAAFIKTPSYGTRSSTILRVRKDGQFEMVERRFDANGTVGHDVVTGELTAAPGSNLSV; encoded by the coding sequence ATGTGCTTGATTCTCTTTGCCTGGAAATCCCATCCAGACTACCCTTTGGTAGTTGCGGCAAACCGTGATGAATTTTATGAGCGCGATACTGATGCTATGGGGTGGTGGTCTGAACACCCTCATGTATTGGCCGGTAAAGACCGAGCAGATGTATTGGGTAGTCCCGGAACTTGGCTGGGCTTCACAAAGACCGGACGCTTTGCCGCATTGACAAATGTCAGAGCGCCCAGCGAAAAAAATCCTGATGCAAGAACTCGTGGTGAGCTCAGTCTTCACTATCTTACGGGCAACCACAAGCCGCATGCTTACATACAAGAAAATGCAAAACGGTTTGAGCTATACAACGGATTTAATCTATTAATGGCTGATCTCAGCGATCCAGATAACGCAGAAATGCATTGGGTAAGTAATCGCCTTATGATGGGTCAAAGTATTCGTCCAAGAAAAGTATTTCCTGAGCAAGCACTGAGTCCTGGAGTTTATGGCCTATCGAATGCCATGCTGGATACACCATGGCCTAAAGTAAATCACCGGGTAGCAGCATTCGCTCAAACATTAGCAATGGATAGTGGACAACTCAAAAACGCGGATCACTATTTGCGTATATTGGCAGATACTCACGAAGCAAGCCCACAAGAACTTCCAAATACAGGTATTAATCCTGATTGGGAAAAGGCTTTATCTGCCGCATTTATTAAGACCCCAAGCTATGGCACACGTTCAAGCACCATTTTGCGCGTTCGTAAGGATGGTCAGTTTGAAATGGTGGAGAGACGATTTGATGCCAATGGCACCGTGGGTCATGATGTTGTTACTGGTGAACTTACTGCTGCTCCGGGATCCAACCTTTCGGTGTAG
- a CDS encoding PaaI family thioesterase, whose protein sequence is MTNKVQLNAETQLANLGEELNVPFLKLLGVRLITAEMGKGEILLALKPEHTNTWDVAHGGVLLTLMDVAMAVAARSSDPSDRSVVTVEMKNNFMQAANGILRVKADTVRRTATMAFCEAKLFNDQGEICCMSTGTFQFIKRLASKNANGERVINEDSRQQK, encoded by the coding sequence ATGACAAATAAAGTACAACTAAATGCAGAAACTCAACTTGCCAACCTAGGTGAAGAGCTTAATGTTCCTTTTTTGAAGCTTTTAGGGGTGAGGCTAATTACTGCCGAAATGGGTAAGGGCGAAATACTCCTAGCCCTCAAGCCCGAACATACCAATACTTGGGATGTGGCCCATGGCGGTGTTTTGCTTACTCTAATGGATGTGGCCATGGCCGTAGCTGCACGCTCAAGTGATCCTAGCGATCGCAGCGTTGTTACTGTTGAGATGAAAAATAACTTCATGCAGGCTGCTAACGGCATCTTGCGTGTCAAAGCCGATACCGTGCGTCGTACCGCAACGATGGCTTTTTGCGAGGCCAAGCTCTTTAACGATCAAGGTGAGATCTGTTGCATGTCAACAGGTACGTTTCAGTTTATAAAGCGACTGGCAAGCAAAAATGCGAATGGCGAACGGGTTATTAATGAGGACTCTCGTCAGCAGAAATAA
- a CDS encoding YdiU family protein, giving the protein MPFTLRGDDVCQPTPPTPISKPYWVAFSPSAAKLIGLELGDGDLPKDPDWLEVLAGNQLNVGELTFSNPISTAYSGHQFGSWAGQLGDGRAILLGDMNQLELQLKGAGKTHYSRMGDGRAVLRSSIREFLCSEAMHALGIPSSRALSVVGSKQRVIRETLETAAVCSRIAPSFIRIGHFEHFASLQNVVRLKELADLLMSQFYPECLNTKEPYLGLFKEISARNAKLVTKWQSVGFCHGVLNSDNISALGLTIDYGPFGFLDQFEIDHICNHSDHGGRYAYHRQPQIMHWNMACLASAMLPLLELGHSTEESQTLLRSALEEFPVTYADEWQRIFRSKLGLQLEHDDDIELIERLLQAMHDSKVDFTTFFRQLSNIQKDSKPSDIAQRDEFLDRESIDQWFADYLHRLQAEVFSDKARKEMMDQINPKYILRNHLAQVAIEKAQQDDFSEIERLQLILSKPFDEQEPFEAYAKPPPVDMQRIEVSCSS; this is encoded by the coding sequence ATGCCTTTTACTCTCCGCGGCGATGATGTATGCCAGCCAACTCCACCTACACCGATATCTAAACCCTATTGGGTTGCATTTTCACCCTCCGCTGCCAAGCTCATTGGCCTCGAGCTCGGAGACGGTGACTTACCCAAAGATCCTGATTGGCTTGAAGTTTTAGCTGGAAATCAATTGAATGTGGGTGAACTCACATTTTCTAACCCGATTTCTACTGCCTATAGCGGCCATCAATTTGGATCCTGGGCAGGACAACTGGGGGATGGTCGTGCCATCCTGCTGGGCGATATGAATCAGCTTGAGCTCCAACTGAAAGGGGCTGGTAAGACGCACTACTCCAGAATGGGTGATGGCAGAGCTGTCTTAAGATCATCCATACGCGAGTTCCTTTGTAGCGAAGCAATGCATGCCTTGGGCATCCCTAGTAGCAGGGCCCTTTCGGTAGTTGGGTCTAAGCAACGAGTTATCAGAGAAACGTTAGAGACCGCAGCAGTATGTTCGCGCATTGCCCCAAGCTTTATTCGCATTGGCCATTTTGAGCACTTTGCCTCACTTCAGAATGTGGTCCGCCTTAAAGAGTTGGCAGATTTACTGATGAGCCAATTCTATCCGGAGTGCCTCAATACAAAAGAGCCCTATTTAGGTTTATTTAAAGAGATCAGCGCTCGCAATGCGAAATTAGTCACTAAGTGGCAATCGGTCGGATTTTGTCATGGCGTCTTAAATAGTGACAACATCAGCGCCCTTGGTCTGACTATTGACTATGGACCATTTGGATTTCTAGATCAATTTGAAATAGATCACATTTGCAACCATAGCGATCATGGCGGCCGATATGCCTATCATCGTCAGCCACAAATCATGCATTGGAATATGGCCTGCCTCGCTAGCGCTATGCTTCCTCTGCTTGAGCTGGGGCATTCAACGGAAGAATCCCAAACTCTTTTACGTTCCGCGTTAGAAGAGTTCCCGGTGACTTATGCAGATGAATGGCAGCGCATATTCCGCTCTAAATTAGGTCTGCAATTAGAGCATGATGATGATATTGAGCTTATTGAGCGCCTCTTACAAGCGATGCATGATTCAAAAGTAGACTTCACCACATTTTTCCGTCAGCTCAGCAATATCCAAAAAGATTCTAAGCCATCGGATATTGCACAAAGAGATGAATTCCTCGATCGTGAAAGTATTGATCAATGGTTTGCCGACTATCTCCATAGACTTCAAGCAGAAGTTTTCAGTGACAAGGCCAGAAAGGAAATGATGGATCAGATCAACCCTAAATATATTCTCAGAAATCACCTCGCTCAAGTTGCAATTGAAAAGGCTCAGCAAGATGATTTTTCTGAAATCGAACGATTACAGCTCATACTCAGCAAACCGTTTGATGAGCAGGAGCCATTTGAGGCTTACGCAAAACCGCCACCCGTCGACATGCAACGTATAGAAGTCAGCTGCTCCTCATAA
- the msrB gene encoding peptide-methionine (R)-S-oxide reductase MsrB — translation MNKKTDQEYKKSLSDIQYRVTREAATERPFSGEFWDHWAVGQYRCICCDTPLFESTTKFDAGCGWPSYNAPENNEVITEIRDVSHGMIRTEVRCTKCDAHLGHVFEDGPQPTGLRYCINSASLAFEPSENAAPSKAE, via the coding sequence ATGAACAAGAAAACAGACCAAGAATACAAAAAATCACTGAGCGATATTCAATATCGAGTCACCCGAGAGGCTGCGACAGAAAGACCGTTTTCGGGGGAATTCTGGGATCACTGGGCGGTCGGTCAATATCGCTGCATTTGCTGTGATACACCGTTATTTGAATCCACAACGAAGTTTGATGCTGGTTGTGGGTGGCCCAGCTACAACGCACCAGAAAACAATGAGGTCATTACTGAAATTCGAGATGTCAGTCATGGAATGATTCGTACTGAGGTACGCTGCACCAAATGTGATGCACATTTGGGTCACGTATTTGAAGATGGTCCACAACCTACCGGATTGCGCTACTGCATCAATTCAGCGTCTTTGGCGTTTGAACCCTCCGAGAATGCCGCGCCAAGTAAAGCGGAATAA